Genomic segment of Leishmania panamensis strain MHOM/PA/94/PSC-1 chromosome 20 sequence:
CGCGCGGCAAGACTGCCGTACTGCTGGTCGCCCTCCTGGCGCTGCTTGGCACGAAAGGGGTGCAGGCATACTCTGTTCGCTATGCTGGCAAGGTCTCCTTGAATGGTATGATGAACTTCGAGACAGTGGGCTACTGCGGCCAGGACGACTCAGGGCACTCTATGATGCCAAAGTTGCAGAGCTATCAGACGTCTGCAGCAGAGGTGCTGTCCAACAACAACTTCAACACGGCCCCGATCGGTGGTGAGTCGCGCCAGTCCGCCTGCCTCGACGCCAACTGCACGTGGCAGTTCAACCATGGTTTGCACTACCGCAATGAAATCACGTTCTACTATGGCGTCGTGTACAAGGACAATCTACTCGGTGGCCCAGCCGATGGCATATACAACAACTTTGCCTCTGGTCAACCAGTCTGGTGGAGCAACGTGAGCTATTGGGGCGGCCGGCAACCTTACATGATGAGCGGCGGCCAGTGGGCGAACGGTAACGTGGTCACGTACTTCACGCAGTGGGTATGTGAGTATTACGAGTACCAGTTGTCGGATGCGTCCATCTTCCCCACCTATCCGGACGGTCAAGTCATCACACCGCATTTCGCGGGCAACTACTATCACTGCGACAAGGTGGTAGAGCGAGACTCACAGGGTCGCTGGATCTACCAGCGCTGTAAGGAGCCGTTCCCATGGTGGGGCGGCCTCGTCATCGCCATCGTCAGCCTCATGGCGGTGGTCGTCATAATCATCACCATTTGCTGCCTGTCCTTCGGGAACGAACGCAGGAAGATTCGCAAGGAGCGAGAGCGCAAGCTGGAGACGCTAGCCGACAACCCGGCACAAGTGCCGAATCAGACGCAGGTGGGCCTGGGTCGCACCCCGGCCCACTGCGGCGACGATTAGCCGAGAGATGACGATGACTCGGACCCGGAAAGTCAGTAAGTGCGTCACAATGTGTATGGGAGCGTAATGGAAGCGAAGTTGAAtctccaccttcaccacccctccctcgtgTGCACCCACCCCCTATGCTGCTCCCACTCTCGTGCACGTAGTCTGTGTATGCATGTATATACgtatgtgtatatgtgtgtgtacgttcgcctcttcccccctccccctcccgccttCTTTCCTATTCCTTTGCATCctgtcttttttttgtcaTCTTATCTTTTCTCGGTTTCACCGTAGCCttcgtcctcttctctcagacttcctctttccacttcgctctcgtcttcctcgcaAGCCGATACATGCACGACACGCTCTTACACTGACCAGCAACTGAGCAAACAccaaacaaacacacgcaaCACGAACGCTGTTGCggcgtggcgacggcggcagcgcattAACGAGAAAGTAAAGCAACGAGTGAAGAAGGAGGCGGGGCGATACTAAACAAACTGTGCCTATGATGCTTTTTTTATGTGCCTTATATTGCATTCGCTTGACATCCTACTTGAACGCTCTTTCTGGCCCTAtacctttttctctcgtttgtATGTCCTTCCTATGCGTTACCCGTAGTGTTATGcgcgtctgtctctctctctctctcccctcctctctcagaTGTGTATTGCCAATGTCATGCTTCCACGTTGTACCCctcacttgtgtgtgtgtgtggtcttgtttttttttttctggccCTTCTCTGTCGAGCTCCTCTCCACGTACATggcacacatccacacacacacacacacacacacacacacgcacacgtccaCCGTAGCGGTTCTATCagcccgcccctcccccctcttcctcctcacgcGACAAGAAGCGCGTTCTTGTGCTGcccctgtctctctttgtttctgcGTATTTTCTTTGGATGCGGGCAGGGGAGGTGAGTTGGCGCTTGTCGCCCCTGTCACATCACTCACTTTtacttccccctcccctcccctccccccggcgTCGGTGATTTTGACATCCATGTACGCAACGGTGTGCAGTGGCGGGTGAATGGATACACAGATgggtgaaaaaaaaaaaaacagcgtTCCACAGCAAGCGACAAGGTGAAGCTCGTGATAGGGGCAGGGGCAGTCAGGTAGGTGACCAGACAGGGGCGGCAGTGCCTGTGTggcgagcgccgctgcaccatCTCTTCCTAGCTCTGTTTTGTGCTCTGTGATttattttcttttcctttgcaaTGGAACTATTTTGCGCGTGTTTCTTCTATGTTTTTCTCTCATGTACACGGCattgtggctgctgctgctgctgctgctgctctcagTACGACCTCACGTTGACAACATCTACTCCCACCCTCTTTCTTGCTTCCACGAGTTTCTTTGCTCGTTCAGTGCGCCCTTCACTGAGCGCAAGAGCGAAGCGTGCATGCCGGAAGGAGGTAAGGCTGCCTATTTTTTACGGTTATCGCGCTATTACGTGTGTGAAACTGCTTATGGGTCGGGGGTGAGGCGGTCGACGCTGTGTATGAGCAGTTTTGGCAGAAGGGGTGCGCCGTAGCAGTAAttgccgccactgcagagAGGTGAACCGCATCGATGTATTTACTGTTTAGCCGccgaagagaagcgaagaggaagggTCGTCGTGGTGCCCGCCACGTGATCGCactacacacacgcccacagaCCCACTTCGAGTCATTGAGGCGGGTGTATGTACTCCTTTCGCGCTTACACCTTTAGGGGGCTCCTTTGTGTAGACGTAGGCGCCTCCGTCCACGTTTGGCCAAATTTTTCGTTTTCCGCCTTTTCCACCCCTTTTTTTTACTTTTGCTCATTTTTTATGTTGACGTACAATTTTGAGTGTACgcatgcgcatgtgcgttGTATgtatgcgcgtgcgtgtacgtcgcgcgtgtgcgcaacTCAGCATAACTGCGGCACTTTTTAGAGGGTCACACAGCGGTAATACAAAAGGAGCAaacaaggaaaaaaggggagggcgTTGTGCATTCCAACAGCTCACGTTATGCTGACGCACAGACCCACGTACCCAAGCCTCTCTGCATCTGTGTCTGTGGCTGTGTGTTGAAGATGGCTAGTATGGCTCCCTCCCCATCCCATCAACATGTGCACGCGTTTATTCGgtctttttttgtgtttcgACTCCCCCCGATTCTCTGCTCCTTGCCTGGTGTTGTGCGTTTCTTTTGTTGCCTTCCGCTTTCCTCCCCCAACCGTGTTGCCCTTGCATGTTGTCATCCTTTCAGGCCCTCCTCGTACCaattcccctcccccttcacaccTAAGCATGCGTTCAGAGGGGctacacgtgcgtgtgtgtatgtgtgcacctctttttctctgggCTCATGCATGTCCCTGTCTACGTGGCACAGCACACAGAGCTTTGCACTCGTGGTCGggcacgaggaggcgcagccaACGCTCGTCaggggggaaaaaaaagaagaaatcAAGAGAGAATGTACtgcagaaaagagggaagcgcCCACACAGATGTGTACGCAGCTGGTGCGGCACCTTGACAGGCACAAACACCGGGACACCTGTGCACAGACATAGATCCGCAACTTCAGTGCTTCATGCACCGCCACAAGGTGGGTAAAGACACTTTTTCGCTGTTCTCGGCGTTCCTTcaatggagagggagaataactggaaagcaaaagaatgaaaaaaagaaaaaaaacacattGTGAGGCATGCTgagacggtggaggagcgaagagggagcgTTCCACAcctgctctctcccgctctctcctcctccctccaccgcATCTGCCCTCAGCAGTGTGCAATGCGAAAGAAAAATGTCTCTCTTCAGTGAAAGACAGAGAATAAGGTGCTTCGATGGGGACCAGCGCTGTCACACGGGTTCAGCAGAAGATGTATCACTCATAGACAGGCGCGTGGTGGAGCTCACTCGCTCGCAttctcacgcacgcactttTGCCACCCTCTACGACAGTACGGAGTCAAAGCGCGTCGCGCGTGCCTTCAAAAGCGaacttctgctgctgcgccttctttttttttttccgtgtcTCGTTCGTTGACCGCGGCTCTTCGTCTTTTCGTTTTGTCTGCGCCACTTTCACCACTctttcgccccccccctcctacaccctctctttcgtttgtttgccatggctgctgtggtttccgctcccctgcctcttcctcctcctctccgcctcttcctcgcacCTCCTATCCACCTATGTCACTGtcgtggggaggggagagactCAAACGGACCCAAGCTTACCACGCTGCATGCATCTGTTGCTCATGCCAAAGACTGGTCTTATCCCTACGGACAAATATACATACGAACCTCACTCGATCGCGTCCCACACATACATCCCACCTTAGCTACGTGGGGGCAGGAGCGAATCAATAGGCGTCTGCAGTCACTCAAAACAGAATCTCTCTGCGAAGCAGTCGCGTACATCCGTGTCTTCTGCGTtgccacacatacacagtgaggagggcgaggagtCGACTTTTGTGGTTGTCCGTTGACCAGAAGCACCGTagcgaaggagagggtgcgtgtctgtgagcTTTGTTGGCTGGACttcgagaagagaggtggtaGCGCCTGTCTCGTCTTGGCGAAAATCCCTTCTTGCCATCTCTCCTCGTAGAGGTGAGGTTTTGTCGGCAAGGtagcggtgcgtgtgtgtgtgtgtgtgtggcataCACGTCATGTTCGCGGGTAGACTGCGACCCGAATAACAGCGAAAGAGGACGCAAGAGAGAGTagaaaggaagggggaagcagGAGTGTGAAGGCGTGTGGCAACGGGGACGAGAGAGCGCGCTACACCACAGAGACCCAGACACACCTCCACCCCATCACCTCTCCCGCTTGTTTGGCTTCTCCGCATCGCTTTTGACttctgtgctcttctcccttttaCTTTTCTAGGTTTCCTAGTTCAGATTTCGTTGTAGCGTGTACAGGTGTTGCCTAAACCTTTCCACCCCTTTTCTTAcatctctcttcccctttcgtTGATTTGGTGCGTGAACGTCCTGCTGtgttcccctcccccggAGGGGCGTCTCCGTCGTACAGAGTGAGGCATATtgatacacacgcacacgtttCTCACTGACAAGCACGCATGTACCGCttccaccacccacacagccTTCGCCATCAAAGAAACCACCGTTGCGTGCCTGTTTTTCTGTTCTTTTCCGTCTCGTCTCatctcgcctctctctcttgtacTTATCCacggccacacacacccactcacacCACCTCTGCATGAGTTTGCACGCGCTCACCTCCCCTTctgtttatttttttttttcgtttcgcCGTGCGTCCACGACGCTTTGACGACTGGGGCTCTGGAACGAGGGAGGCAATCGttgcttctccacctcttctgGAAGCTTCGTGACTGCTCTGTGCACacgcgtcgctctctctttctccgttACCCTTTTGCAGGCAGTCGCAAGCCATAAAGCTGCGTACGCCTGTAAAAGCTTTACTTTCCCACGATGGAGGCACTACTTTTGGGGACTAGCCGCTCGGAGTGGTATGAGCGAGTACAGGTCTTTCTCGTGCTCGCGACGGAGCGCATGATGTCGCTTCAGTCTGGCATCTTCTGGACCTTCTCCTACGTACTTCTGCTGACCCTTATGTATCTCTTTCACTCACCGTTTCGCTCGCAGCTAGAGAGCCGCACGGACTGGTACGCGCAGCTCACGAAAGGGCTGCAGATATGGCTCGCGGTAGTGCTCCTGTGCTTCCATGTCGGGCCACATGTTGTGGAGTCGCCCTctaccgctgctggtgcgacGGGTACAAAATCGATGGCCTCAGGCGCAACGCAGCACATCCTCGCCGAGGACACAGTGGCCACCATCTTCTTTCCGACCTTCTGCTTCAGTAGTTCCTTCTGCCTACTTCTGCACAAGATCAAGCGCCGGTACAAGCTCGCCTTTACCTACGGGGCCAGCCTCACGGTTGTGCTAATCAACTCTGTGCTCTTGTCGAGCTTCGCGACGATGCACTACACGACATGCCGTGAGCTCTTCTCGACGGCGGAAACCGCCGTCAAGGCATCTGAGAAGACGCGGACGACCCCGGCCGCTGGGAGCCTGACATTGCCGTTGGTGTGGAAGCGAACATCACTGGTCGTCTGCCCGCAGCCAGCCAAAGAGAAGCCGTTTGTATGCATTGCCTTCCTATGCACCCTCTGCGTGACCTTTGTGGGGATTGATTACCTTTACAAGAAGCATGTCGCCGGCGGGGACCCGTTGCGCGGTATTCTGTGGGCAGACTTGTACCcggagaaacagaaaagctACAACTCCTCGCTGGCTTCCTCGTCACGCACCCCCTTCATCTTTCGCTGCTGGGGCTGGCGACGTGCCCACGTCAGCGACAACCACGCGGCAGAACGCCTCGGCCTCTCCGAGGGCGATCCACGGCTCCAGGAGTTGACTCCTAAGACCATTGTAGTGCCTAGTCATGCAAAGCACGCAAGCCGATGTGGAGACGGCGACACGGACCCGGCCGGGTGGCAGGATGAGCACGACCGGCTGAGTGTATCAGACGGAAAATGCGTAACTCACCCCACAAACCGACCAGGCATGGTGCCGTGGTTCTCAACCTTCATCATAAGGACAACCTGGCAGGTACTGGCGCGCATGTCGCTCGAGTTCCTCACGTTCGACATacgtgtgctgcagcactacGCGCGGCCGAAGGTGTTTGAGCTCCATTTTGAGTCATCCCTGAAGGATTTACCAAGTTTTCGCATGGACAGCGAGAGGGACAGCATGTATGCCAACGGCAAGCCTACCGCGGCCGATGCTGCCACCCTTTCCGCCACCTGTCCACCGACACCACTGCAGCGTGACGCAACGCAGGCACTGAAACAGCCACTGCCGGCGACTTCCCCAGAGAAAAGGGTCCGAGAAAACGACAAGGATATCTGGTTTGACTGGATTTCGGACGTCGGTGATGGCTTTAACCCAACGTACGCCATGGCCCGCCTCCTTGCCCGGCCATTCCTCAAGCTAACATTCTACCACCCACCGAGCAGAAGAGTCggtctctcgctctttccgaCTTATGAAGAAGTGACGCCAGCAAAGACGCCGAGTCCCAACAGTGCACCAGACGTACTGCCGCGGGGGTCTTTTGTGCTGGTTGGGGGAGACCTCGCCTACCCGAGTCCCAACGACGAGACGTACACGACACGCCTGTTCGAGCCGTACCACGACGCGATGAGCGGCAACGTGCGGCTGCAGAGCGTCTTCcacgcggagcagcagcgcgtgatTGTCGCGGACGCGAGCGATGCGGATGttgcgcatgtgcacctGCTGGACGCTGAGACGGTGTCGGAGATGGCGACAgggcgtgcggcgctgcggacGGGGCGCGCaacggcggaggaggcgctgcggagcgtgccgctgctgtttgcGATCCCCGGCAACCACGACTGGTTTGACGGACTGACGACGTTTCACAAGTACATCCTTGAGCGGACGTGGATTGGGGGGTGGCTGATGCCGCAGCGAAGCAGCTTCTTTGTGCTGAGGCTGCCACACAACTGGTTCATACTGTGTGGCGACACGGGCAATATGCAGGACATCGACGTAGCGCAGCGCAACTACTTCCTGGACGTGATTGAGAAGTACATGGATGTGGAGAGCTGCGTGATTCTGGCGGCGCACGAGCCGGGCTGGGTGTACGATTCCATGTTGCACAAACCGAAGCTGGCGCAACCGGAATTGTCAAAAGTGTGCGATGCTCTTGGCACGCGCCTTCGACTGCGGTTGGCGGGTGACATCCACCACTACTCTCGCCATGTACCGGTGGATGCGTCATcggaggcggcgacgctggtggtgagcggcggcggtggcgccttcCTGCACGGGGCACGCAATGATTCTATCATCTCCCAGGGAACCAAGTATGTCCGCGCCTGTGCCTTTCCGGAGCACAATACGCTTCCCACAATGCTAAATCGGTTGCTAGGCTTCCGCGTCATCAACTGGAAGTTTGACCTCATCATTGGCGTCTGTAGCTTTCTCGTTGttgtgtcgctgctgcctcaaTCCATCAAGGATGTGCGTTGCGACTTGGAGAGCGGCCCGCTCATGACGCTGCCAGATGCGGTGGCGACATGGTGGGAGCGGGTGTGCGTCTACATCGTGACGCTGTTCTCCAAGGGCatcgcgtcgctgctggccACGCTCGGCTTCCTCGCTGTCTTCGCGTCGGCTGGTGTTGAGAAAGATATACCGGTGtggatgcggctgctgcactcaTGCCTTTGGTCATTTCTCACCGTGTTCATCTGCTGCGGCATGCTCGCCTACTTGATCTGCACGCTGCAATACATGGCGGAGAACCACCTGTTGGTATCTGCAGATGGTCACTGGGGCGGCGTTCTGGAGGACCAGGTCTTCGCTTCAGTCGATGGACTGCTGAATCACACAAAGGAACTACTGGGCGGACCCCACGCCAGCGTCATCGCGCACGAGCTACACCGCCTACAGACTTCCTTTTACGGTGGTCGGCTGGTGAGCTGGTGCGGCGTCATCCTGCGCTGTCTCGACCCGTTTGAGATGCTCGCGTACCTGTCGGAGAAGGTGAGCTCGCCAGAGATGGGAACCTTTGCCGGGGATGCTAGCCGTGTCGACGAGCTGCTTTACTACCTGTACTTTGTCTTCTTTTACTGGACTCTTGTCACGCCGCTCGTGTCATTCGTCATTGGCAGCTACCTCATGTGCTGTGTGACGCTCTTTGACTGCCTCTACGACGCCGCCTACTCGGCATTCCAGATTGAGGAGTACAAGCACTTTGTGCGCTTCCGCCTTGACGTCGCGACGCGAGAGCTTCACGCGTACGTGGTCGCCCTTCGGCACGTGCCTAAGTCGTGGACCTGGGATTCTACGTATcaggcggagctgaaggGTGATGCAGTGCgagcggcgccaccacaCCTGCGCGCCCACCCGAGCCGCTGGCACGGCAAACACTTCCGCGCGACTTCCAGGTGCGATGACGGGAAGCGCGCGGCGTTCGATGAAGGTGTGGAGGAAGGAGTTGAGATTCTCGAGCATTTTGTATGCTCCCCACACCGGCTGCCGATGCCGATGTCAGCCAGCTAGAGGCCATCTGTCGACTCGCCTTCCTTTCTCCACCGAGGGAGTCGGGGAAAAAGCGCAAGCGCAAAAGTGCCCCTTCTCCCACCCGGCCCTTTTTCTGGGCGTTCTCAGCTAAGGACGCCACCCAATACCTCTGTAAAAGAACTTGAAGTGCTCCGCGGACGCGCGCGCGTTGGTGTTGCTTGCGTGGTTTCCATTAGTACGCGGTGGGCTGCTCTCTTCATGCAacctcaccaccactacccctcctcctcctcctccccgctAGACCGCTGCTTGAGGAGTCGACATCGCCTCGACGCTTTGAGGGGCAGTGGTTTGGCGAGACTGTTGGCATTTGGCAGGGCTGTTTGGTTCCGTAATCACTGCCAtccctcaccttctctctctttatgtGTTTTGAGCTTAGtatgcgcagcggcgtcgttcTGCATATTCCTATACTCGCATGACTGCTCTCCTTATCTTTTTCATGCCTCTTTATCTGACCAGCCCTTTTCAGCAGGTCTCTgcgcgcccctccccctcccgaaaaatacgcacacacacagtgatgTACGCGTGTGACTCGCGCTCatgttccccctcccccctccctcgctcgcctACCCTTCTACGAGGCGGCGGTCTGCGGCACGCAAAGGGATGAGAGCATCGATAtgtgaatgtgtgtgtgggggtctGTACTGAAGTATAtatatacgtgtgtgtgagtaGTCGCCTCttatttctctctccctaaCTCTCCAACATCCCGTTCAGGGTTGGaatctctctcgctctgcttgGAGACatcagagagggggagaagaggcgagggaggtgggcaggggatgcgcgcacacaaaacATTCATACACAGGCACATTCATGACCACCTACACCGGGGACTCATACACCGTTCGCCCAGTTGTCGAAGTAGCCCATTCTACGCATGCACTCACAAataagagaaaaaagaggcgcaTCTGTCTGCTGTATTTTTGGTCCCCTGTATCAGGAAGGATCCGGACAGTTCACTTCACGAGCAGCTCTTCGTACTGGCGTTTGCTACTGCAGCCCATCTCACACCCTCTGTGCATGCTTGACtatgcacacgcgcgtgcctACATGCGTACAGCCTTTTCGATCAcctttctgtgtgtgctgatgtGTGCGCACTgtcttcctcgtcgccgacgtctctctttcgcagCGCCACCGAGGGCTGCATCGATGCACCCCGCATCACTGTTCGATTGATAGCACTGTACGGCACACGCCTGTTCActgtctcttcctctctgatCTTTACCTCCTCTGAcgtctccccttttccctttagactctctctttcattctcgttctctctccggTTGTCCTTggctgccaccgctgagAAGTCGatattcccccccccccctctctcccttcctcgccgACCTAGCGCCCTGCAATACACCCAAGAAGGGCAGACGCCaagctctttctctcgtgtCTCAGCACACGCGCTTGCGCAGGGATAGGCACTTTCGCAGAGAGGAGCTTGCGCACAGCGCAGAACACTTGAGAGGTACGCATCGATACCCGTCGGCCACAAGCAAGCTCGCGTGTGCACATGCACCTTGCAGTCATATTTCCTCACTGTCGAGCTTcacttcctcttttccaGTACCTCATAATTGTTGGTGTGAACTTCGCccgcccctttctctccagATCTGCGGTTGATCATATCTCATATTACCGTCGCATGACTTTGCCTGCCCCTCACTGAGCAGTACACTCTTTCTCAGCGTTGTGGGcccgtctgtgcgtgtgtgtgtccctaTCTTCTACTTCCTGCTCTGCATGGTGTTCCCCCGcgcccactccctctctttgttctctctcaGCTGCAACTTTGTGTTTTGTCGTCTTTTGTCCCTCACCGCTCGCACCCCAGCTTGGCGCCATGTCGGAGTGGTTCCACTGGACCGTCGGCAGCGCCAACCCGTTCGTCGACTTCTCCACGATCTGGATCGAGCCACTCATACAGCATGCCGTCGATTTCAGCCACCGTGTCGAACCGGACGTTCTGTGCACGCTCGCCTACCTCGCCTGTATGGGCTCCGCGTACCTCTTTCACTCACCCTTTCGTGCTCACGCCACTGCAGCCATGGACACGTACGGCCGTGTCACGAAGGTTTTTCAGACCTGGAGCACCATCATCTTTTTTTGCTTCCACATCGGCCCGCAGCTTTTCAGGGATAAGCGGCCGAAAATCAGCAGCGTAGACACGAAGGACACAGTACCTATTCTCTTCTTTCCGCTCTTCATTATCTTCACGATCTGCTTTGGGTTTCTGCACAAGGTGAAGCGGCGCTGGGGCCTCAGCCTCACGTACGGCAGCCGCTTCTCCGTCATCGCCCTCAActctctcgtcctcgccgcaCTCGGTACGGCGCACTATGCCTACTGTCATACCCTTCGCCCAAACGCGTCCCACTACGTCTGGCGCTTCATCTTGTACTACCTGATGCCTAGCTCCATCGTCACACAGCCATTCTGGTGCGTCTCAAAGCTGTTGCTCTTGTCTGCGTGCTTCATCACCACGGATTACCACTACAAGAAGTGGATGGGGTGTGACCCTGCCCGCGGGATCCTGTGGGCGGAACTGTACGAGTTGAACAAGGGAAGGCACACAGAGGTACTCATGATGGAGAGAAACAGTAAGGAGGGTCAGCAGGACTGGAGAGAGCTtgttgcgccgccgcgggtGTACACACCTGCTGCACCGAATacccgcaccaccgccgctcaggtggccgcggcggcggtgctagGGGTTCCTGTCGAAGGGCGAATTCATGGGGCGGTGTGTAATTCCTCCGCCACGATCGACTCCGCCGCGCGCACGGCACCTGCACCGCGCATTCTGTATCACGAGTGTCCCCCAGACGTGAACCTAGACTTGCTGGAGTCTTCGTACGACGCAGATGACGCGGACCTGCGACGCATCTGCggaggtgtgggtggcgTGCCGCTCAGGGAGGCGAATCGgatcttctccgcctccacagTTGACAACTCTCCAttaccacacacacacctggATGGGGTGATGAGTAGGGCCTTGTACAAACTGGACCACACAGACCCCAACCTCACCGCTCTCACGTCTTTTCGAGCACCACAGCTCTTTgtgaaggaggtgcaggaggcacAACACCCGGTGAACCGGCCAGGTATGGTGCCGTGGTGGTCGACGTTCGTGCTGCTCACAGTGTGGCAGACAGTGGCAGGCGCGATGCTgcgctttctttcctttgaTGTGCGCACTATTCAGGGCTACACCACACCCAAAATCTTTCATCTgcacttctcctcctctctgcggGACACCATACGCAGTGCCACGGAGGCGCTCAGCCGCTGTACAGCGATGCAccggcgcaccagctgcgaCAGCATTGCCAACTCCTCCGGTCTATGCAGCCTCTATGCGCCGGGTAACCACGGAGCACCTTCGCACAATGACGAGGACCAGGGCGTACGCAAGGAGAACGCCTGCATCAGAGAGTGCTGTgtccctgctgcagcagcgacgtcgccTCTAATTGAGCCTGACGTGTGGTTTGATTGGATTGCTGATGTTGGTGATGGCTTTAACCCAACGTACGCCATGGCCCGACTTCTGGCCCAGCCGATGCTACGGCTGCCCTTGGCGGCGACCAGGAAGgcaaggtggcggcggctatTTCcaagcgacgaggacgaagTCACAGGCGTCAGCAACTACAACAACCTCGCAGACAGGGCTTCTTTGAGCTCATCGGCGCCGACGACTCCCACGGCGAGCATGCCAGGTGcagtagaggaggaggcaactGCCCTGGAGCTGCCACGTGCCGCACCCTTCTGGACCGCTAACGTCCCAGACATGAGCACTGCAGGCAGGACGGGAAGTACAACACGCCTGCAGCCACTGCTGAGACGTTCGAGGACacacgtcgccgctgctgctgttcagGGGTCGACGATGAGAACCAGACGAGATGTAGGAAAGAATCTCGCGGTAAGCAAGGCGGCTACAACAGGCTCGCTTGACCTCAACAGCTCCGTTTACCCGCGGCACACACTACACCGTCGAGTTGCTTCGGAGGATTCCCAAAGTACCAAGTCGACTGCATCTCGATCGCTGCTAAGTATGGAGAAGGACAGCTTTGTAACGCTACCGCGGGGGTCTTTTGTGCTGGTTGGGGGAGACCTCGCCTACCCGAGTCCCAACGACGAGACGTACACGACACGCCTGTTCGAGCCGTACCACGACGCGATGAGCGGCAACGTGCGGCTGCAGAGCGTCTTCcacgcggagcagcagcgcgtgatTGTCGCGGACGCGAGCGATGCGGATGttgcgcatgtgcacctGCTGGACGCTGAGACGGTGTCGGAGATGGCGACAgggcgtgcggcgctgcggacGGGGCGCGCaacggcggaggaggcgctgcggagcgtgccgctgctgtttgcGATCCCCGGCAACCACGACTGGTTTGACGGACTGACGACGTTTCACAAGTACATCCTTGAGCGGACGTGGATTGGGGGGTGGCTGATGCCGCAGCGAAGCAGCTTCTTTGTGCTGAGGCTGCCACACAACTGGTTCATACTGTGTG
This window contains:
- a CDS encoding hypothetical protein (TriTrypDB/GeneDB-style sysID: LpmP.20.4600) — translated: MRDLSSRGKTAVLLVALLALLGTKGVQAYSVRYAGKVSLNGMMNFETVGYCGQDDSGHSMMPKLQSYQTSAAEVLSNNNFNTAPIGGESRQSACLDANCTWQFNHGLHYRNEITFYYGVVYKDNLLGGPADGIYNNFASGQPVWWSNVSYWGGRQPYMMSGGQWANGNVVTYFTQWVCEYYEYQLSDASIFPTYPDGQVITPHFAGNYYHCDKVVERDSQGRWIYQRCKEPFPWWGGLVIAIVSLMAVVVIIITICCLSFGNERRKIRKERERKLETLADNPAQVPNQTQVGLGRTPAHCGDD
- a CDS encoding hypothetical protein (TriTrypDB/GeneDB-style sysID: LpmP.20.4610) — protein: MEALLLGTSRSEWYERVQVFLVLATERMMSLQSGIFWTFSYVLLLTLMYLFHSPFRSQLESRTDWYAQLTKGLQIWLAVVLLCFHVGPHVVESPSTAAGATGTKSMASGATQHILAEDTVATIFFPTFCFSSSFCLLLHKIKRRYKLAFTYGASLTVVLINSVLLSSFATMHYTTCRELFSTAETAVKASEKTRTTPAAGSLTLPLVWKRTSLVVCPQPAKEKPFVCIAFLCTLCVTFVGIDYLYKKHVAGGDPLRGILWADLYPEKQKSYNSSLASSSRTPFIFRCWGWRRAHVSDNHAAERLGLSEGDPRLQELTPKTIVVPSHAKHASRCGDGDTDPAGWQDEHDRLSVSDGKCVTHPTNRPGMVPWFSTFIIRTTWQVLARMSLEFLTFDIRVLQHYARPKVFELHFESSLKDLPSFRMDSERDSMYANGKPTAADAATLSATCPPTPLQRDATQALKQPLPATSPEKRVRENDKDIWFDWISDVGDGFNPTYAMARLLARPFLKLTFYHPPSRRVGLSLFPTYEEVTPAKTPSPNSAPDVLPRGSFVLVGGDLAYPSPNDETYTTRLFEPYHDAMSGNVRLQSVFHAEQQRVIVADASDADVAHVHLLDAETVSEMATGRAALRTGRATAEEALRSVPLLFAIPGNHDWFDGLTTFHKYILERTWIGGWLMPQRSSFFVLRLPHNWFILCGDTGNMQDIDVAQRNYFLDVIEKYMDVESCVILAAHEPGWVYDSMLHKPKLAQPELSKVCDALGTRLRLRLAGDIHHYSRHVPVDASSEAATLVVSGGGGAFLHGARNDSIISQGTKYVRACAFPEHNTLPTMLNRLLGFRVINWKFDLIIGVCSFLVVVSLLPQSIKDVRCDLESGPLMTLPDAVATWWERVCVYIVTLFSKGIASLLATLGFLAVFASAGVEKDIPVWMRLLHSCLWSFLTVFICCGMLAYLICTLQYMAENHLLVSADGHWGGVLEDQVFASVDGLLNHTKELLGGPHASVIAHELHRLQTSFYGGRLVSWCGVILRCLDPFEMLAYLSEKVSSPEMGTFAGDASRVDELLYYLYFVFFYWTLVTPLVSFVIGSYLMCCVTLFDCLYDAAYSAFQIEEYKHFVRFRLDVATRELHAYVVALRHVPKSWTWDSTYQAELKGDAVRAAPPHLRAHPSRWHGKHFRATSRCDDGKRAAFDEGVEEGVEILEHFVCSPHRLPMPMSAS